In Nicotiana tabacum cultivar K326 chromosome 17, ASM71507v2, whole genome shotgun sequence, one DNA window encodes the following:
- the LOC107783134 gene encoding uncharacterized protein LOC107783134 has protein sequence MIQELFAGNTTLIGGGGGENISKQSNTPSTSPLSSTSNSSTLTTNIPPPANASSSSNSENIRCPRCDSPNTKFCYYNNYNLTQPRHFCKTCRRYWTKGGALRNVPIGGGCRKNKNTNISTTSAAKSTAAKLKASLPSFLGGLENEISISNPFLFSSPQNHPLISLLRGNHQNLNFNANNCHFPNSVVKEEGKSIGVNSYNQLPNSNGLCSNMWKNGFIAGEVQSTGLQELYQRLKASTSRCYPDHAPSLLGNTASSSSMILESAPVAGGELGFCNPSISTWSDLQTANGAYF, from the coding sequence atGATTCAAGAGCTTTTCGCAGGAAATACTACCCTtataggaggaggaggaggggagaATATTTCAAAGCAATCCAATACTCCTTCCACCTCTCCTCTTTCTTCTACTTCTAATTCCTCAACCTTAACCACAAATATTCCTCCACCTGCAAATGCTAGCTCGTCTTCAAACTCAGAAAATATTAGATGTCCACGTTGTGATTCCCCAAACACTAAGTTTTGTTACTATAACAACTACAACTTAACTCAGCCTCGTCATTTCTGCAAGACTTGTCGCCGTTACTGGACTAAAGGTGGTGCGTTACGTAACGTTCCTATTGGTGGTGGCTGCAGAAAAAACAAGAATACTAACATCTCTACTACCTCCGCAGCAAAATCAACTGCTGCAAAGTTGAAAGCTTCACTTCCAAGCTTTCTTGGAGGGCTCGAAAACGAAATCTCTATTTCgaatccttttcttttttcatctcCTCAAAATCATCCTCTTATCTCCTTACTTAGAGGAAATCATCAAAACCTTAATTTTAATGCTAATAACTGCCATTTCCCAAATTCTGTGGTTAAGGAAGAGGGAAAATCAATTGGAGTGAATTCATATAATCAGCTTCCAAATTCTAACGGTCTTTGCAGTAATATGTGGAAAAATGGTTTTATAGCTGGTGAAGTTCAAAGTACAGGACTCCAAGAGCTATATCAAAGGCTCAAAGCGTCAACGAGTCGGTGCTATCCTGATCACGCGCCGTCACTTTTGGGAAATACTGCATCATCCTCGTCAATGATTTTGGAGTCGGCTCCGGTGGCTGGAGGAGAATTGGGTTTCTGCAACCCTAGCATTTCCACATGGTCGGATCTGCAGACAGCAAATGGTGCATATTTTTAA